From Camelus dromedarius isolate mCamDro1 chromosome 12, mCamDro1.pat, whole genome shotgun sequence, the proteins below share one genomic window:
- the YPEL4 gene encoding protein yippee-like 4, with translation MPSCDPGPSPACLPAKTFRSYLPRCHRTYSCVHCRAHLAKHDELISKSFQGSHGRAYLFNSVVNVGCGPAEQRLLLTGLHSVADIFCESCKTTLGWKYEQAFETSQKYKEGKYIIEMSHMVKDNGWD, from the exons ATGCCCAGCTGCGACCCGGGCCcgagccctgcctgcctccccgccAAGACGTTCCGCAGCTACCTGCCCCGCTGCCACCGCACCTACAGCTGCGTCCACTGCCGCGCACACCTGGCCAAACACGATGAGCTTATTTCCAAG TCCTTCCAAGGGAGCCATGGCCGAGCCTACCTGTTTAACTCCGT GGTCAACGTGGGTTGTGGGCCAGCGGAACAGCGCCTCCTGCTCACGGGGCTCCACTCGGTAGCTGATATTTTCTGCGAGAGCTGCAAAACCACACTGGGCTGGAAATAT GAACAAGCTTTTGAGACGAGCCAGAAGTACAAGGAAGGGAAGTACATCATTGAAATGTCACACATGGTGAAGGACAACGGCTGGGACTGA